The nucleotide sequence ACTCATCCACCCCAATCGCATaaatatcatcaaaaaatatatatgttaatCCATAATTACTCGTTACAACACCTCTAACCTTAGATTGATCATTTAAACCTAAATCAGTTTCTGAAATTTTCCATTTATAGCGTATGGTTATACTagcaatttcaattatatagATTGTATCACGtatgataaatataaattgaccGTTAGGACCTATCGAAACTACATAATCATCATCCTCTTTTAAAACCCCTCTTAAAGGACGTATCCAATCCACAATGTTTACAGGTTTAGACCAAATtggtttttttgtttttagatcGATTAACCAAACCCATTGTTTATAGAAtacataaatttgtttattgtaaattaaaaatcctgaaAACTTATTGTCCACATCACATACCTCCGCGTGTGCTAGATTCGACAATGTTGGTGTTGAAGATGTAGATGTTAGGGAATGTGTAATATAGGCGGGGGGTGTTGTATTTAACGTAGGTGTTGGATTAACAGTGGTGGTTACACTTTCTGTTGAATTTCCAtataattgttgtatattataaatatcttCACGACTTAAcgtgaaattttcaatatttatgttaCCATAAATCGGATGCATCACCGAGTTGAGTCGTACATTATGATGTAATCCTAAGGCGTGCCCTATTTCATGCACCATAACTAGaaataggttatgtttaccTTCTATTGTGGTATTGGTTATATCCCAATCTTCATCTAAATCTACATGAATTTCAACtttggattttttaatatgtggATAGTATGCGTGAGCTAACACGCGCCCTTTACCATCTAAAGAACTCCGACAATATATCGTTGAATTTCGTATACACGTATGATTTTTCGATAGGAAACCTATTAAAATATTAGCGCCCGCAAACGTCCTTTCAAACTTTACGTTAATGTATTTAGACCAAACGTTAAAGGCTCTTTCCACCACGGTTGTAAAACCGGGATATGAAGATGTGTATACATTCCATCTAAGTGTTGATAGATTCCATCTTCGAGTCGTGATTGGTTTGGAACttaaattttcgaataaaTCCACATTACCACATCTAGGCGTCCAAAGTAACTCCAAGGTGTCAAAATTTGCTTGTCCTGTGATTGGgagattaaaatatttttggaaattatttataccatccCTCAACATTTCATTCTCAGTTTTATGCACGCTTATTTTACCAGTACCAGCATTAGCATCTTGTCTGATATAACCATACTTATCtagaatattataaatttccaCTTCATGCTCGGTTAGCAACCCCGTGATATGTCTTAACATATACATCCAAAGAATCAACAATAATACcttcatatttaaaatttttttccacgTCTACACTGTGTGAGAGTTAGTGAGTAAATGATTAAATATCAAGAGGTTATcgatttatataattattatggataaaataaaaaaatagtttccaataaaaaagtaatatttatttatttacatagaATTTACCAATATATACATCTTTAGAACGAACGATTAACAGAATACATCTCTAGAGCGGGTACTacacaaacattttttaaaattaacacaatatCTAGAGCGAACGATTAACAGCATACATCTCTAGAGCGGGTActacacaaaaatttttttaaaataaacacattGTTTTGAGAACAGATTGCTGGGGCACTAATGTGGAACCAGCACGGAGTgatggttaaatttaatttattggtACTGTCTTCATCAAATTCGACTCCAATATCGGTTATAATACATCTACCAGCGCGCGCTTCCAAAAAATGGGCTTTTTGATTACCCTTAACGtaaatttgattataattggataataaatcatcaattatATTTAAACCATCTGATTGTTCCATCCATCCATCGTTGTACGATAATTTATGGTGATTACGCTCTAAATATCTCACCGATCGCTGATCTTGTGTAGATAACCTCTGGTATGGTATGTCAGACTTCAAGTTTAGATGCACCACATAATCACTAGTGAGATCAAGAAGTGTAAACTCTTTTACCATAAAGTCTGAATTAATATGAAAACCTTGAAGGTCTGCGATCGCTCTTTTGAACATCTTGATGTAAACTAGCATGCGGTAAGTAAGCgcactttaatttataatgataGATACCTCCCCACTTAAAGGTTTATATGCATACATGGATTCTTGTATCAAGAGACAGTAAGCCTTCGTATCAGGCGGAAAATCCATATCGCTTTGAATTTCAATACGTACTTCACATGAAGTAGATGGCGCTGCTTcttcatcattattttttgtagtatCAACAACAAACAACGATCTCTCTTTAAAGCTTTTGAAATCCATAAGCGGCTGTTTTCGCGAAGATTCCCAAATGTAGGGTTGAAACTCGGtgtacattttatataattccACATAATTTTCCTTTGCGAAGTTTAAATTCATAGATTCGAACGGATAACAGTATGAGTTAAGATATACTTTAAGATCAACGATGTTTAAGTGATCGAAGAAAGTGCAGTCGGAAGCGACGTGATCTTTTCTCTTAGTTTGAAACCCAACTATAACGTATTGAGGTCGACCCCTGTTGGACGTTGATGTGACCGACCATATCTCCTTATTACCTTTTCGCATTGATGGTAGCTCGTAAAAGGACCATTTACGAAATGGTACtagaatatttgaatttttatttaaaccatcTAAAAGCTTCATTTTTATCGTTGGGCTAGGATAGACATGTTTTGCTAACAATGTAACCGTTTTTATAGCAAACTTTGCACTACTAGGTTTTGCTTTGACGTTTGATGTGGCTTTGTAGCAATTAGAGTCCGTCCGACTTCTAACAAATCTGAATTTAAAACGTCCTCGCATAATGTGATTATAATCTCGGAATAGACCGAATATATGACTAAGTGGTATTTGAAACATGAAATTGTTGTTTGCATCCACCGTTGGTAGATCTCCTTCAGGCGGCCATTTTAAACCAGCGATTTCTAAAGTTTTACACTCCACATCGTTTAATTGGAGTAGAGTTCGAATGAGTGATGTTAAACCTGGCTCTCGAACCCGCTCAATTTCCGTTCCATTATGCTCAAATGCGATGTATTCAAATAGAAAAGTTGGTAGGTTATGTGTTAATTGAATAACATCATTAGCAGGATCACCtaaagtttttgtaaaattaccTTCGATGCGTAGATAgctttcaaaaaatgaaaataggACGTCTTCTTGGTTCAACTCgatgataaatacatcatTGTTTTCAAAAGAATTTGTAGATGGATGATAGCTATGCACTTCCTCTCTAGCTATGGAATTATCCGTGATAGGTTCGcggtatatatttaatttttttgttgacatGATAACCCAGTTTCTCGAGGAAACGTCGGTTGTCCGCTCGCAATGATGTCTTTTTGTATACTGCTCTAGAACCCTTCTTTCCAATCGAGTTATAACGTTTTTTTGTAGTCGAAGGATGTTGATGTCGTTGAGGATCGCTGCTGCTGCCTTccgtcaaaaatattaatcccaTTATATTGTACGTTTCAATTCTAACCTAACAACTATTTCTTCACCTCGAAAATTAACCAAATTACCACGCTGATCGAGCAATCTAATTGTGATGTTCGATATCGCGTTGTCTGAATTGATTGGTAAATAGATGGGGTTCCTAGGTTCAATATTTATACTGAAACCAGGATCCACCGTTGGAGCAAATTCGTATAAAGTATGTGATAGCTTGCTGTTGTAGTATGACCCAGAAATTATATTACACTCCACTCTAATGGTTGTTACGCGAATTATGTTGACTGGGAGATCGGAGTAGTGTTTTATACCTGCAGGTAGAGTTCTACCCTCGGAAAACCCCAATACCGAAGCTAACGTATTAGGCTTAGAAAAATCAACCCCAAAATAATCGCTCTTTAATTC is from Onthophagus taurus isolate NC chromosome 8, IU_Otau_3.0, whole genome shotgun sequence and encodes:
- the LOC139431398 gene encoding macrophage metalloelastase-like codes for the protein MKVLLLILWMYMLRHITGLLTEHEVEIYNILDKYGYIRQDANAGTGKISVHKTENEMLRDGINNFQKYFNLPITGQANFDTLELLWTPRCGNVDLFENLSSKPITTRRWNLSTLRWNVYTSSYPGFTTVVERAFNVWSKYINVKFERTFAGANILIGFLSKNHTCIRNSTIYCRSSLDGKGRVLAHAYYPHIKKSKVEIHVDLDEDWDITNTTIEGKHNLFLVMVHEIGHALGLHHNVRLNSVMHPIYGNINIENFTLSREDIYNIQQLYGNSTESVTTTVNPTPTLNTTPPAYITHSLTSTSSTPTLSNLAHAEVCDVDNKFSGFLIYNKQIYVFYKQWVWLIDLKTKKPIWSKPVNIVDWIRPLRGVLKEDDDYVVSIGPNGQFIFIIRDTIYIIEIASITIRYKWKISETDLGLNDQSKVRGVVTSNYGLTYIFFDDIYAIGVDESFYNRNKIITSVVDLFPGMPTKFNGVYKTPDGLLNFIVGDKIIRYDEYLKEVTDSLDKSLFILGISCPYKSLLDQLKYVLSAIISYKLPIPAEY
- the LOC139431399 gene encoding uncharacterized protein — encoded protein: MSTKKLNIYREPITDNSIAREEVHSYHPSTNSFENNDVFIIELNQEDVLFSFFESYLRIEGNFTKTLGDPANDVIQLTHNLPTFLFEYIAFEHNGTEIERVREPGLTSLIRTLLQLNDVECKTLEIAGLKWPPEGDLPTVDANNNFMFQIPLSHIFGLFRDYNHIMRGRFKFRFVRSRTDSNCYKATSNVKAKPSSAKFAIKTVTLLAKHVYPSPTIKMKLLDGLNKNSNILVPFRKWSFYELPSMRKGNKEIWSVTSTSNRGRPQYVIVGFQTKRKDHVASDCTFFDHLNIVDLKVYLNSYCYPFESMNLNFAKENYVELYKMYTEFQPYIWESSRKQPLMDFKSFKERSLFVVDTTKNNDEEAAPSTSCEVRIEIQSDMDFPPDTKAYCLLIQESMYAYKPLSGEVSIIIN